Proteins encoded together in one Streptomyces umbrinus window:
- a CDS encoding IclR family transcriptional regulator, producing MKSVTRSLRILEAVARHQPVTVGELTKLFGLPKSTVQRTLVTLNEAGWLRANRRDTTRWEIGARVLAVRPAALQGSSLFAAAREPMIRLRDTVNETIHLSVPDALHSMVVVDRVDCDHTVRTFHPIGDTSPLHATATGHAILAQLPNPEVDEFATGTFEGYGDETITDPQELRTELQRVRERGYAVNHNQYLQGICAIAAPVLDGDGVPLAAVAISLPDSRFEPGRLDELGRLVTETATEITARHLR from the coding sequence ATGAAGAGCGTCACCAGGTCACTGCGCATCCTGGAGGCGGTCGCCCGGCATCAGCCGGTCACCGTCGGGGAGTTGACGAAGCTCTTCGGCCTGCCCAAGTCGACCGTGCAGCGCACCCTGGTCACCCTCAACGAGGCGGGTTGGCTCAGGGCCAACCGCAGGGACACCACACGCTGGGAGATCGGCGCCCGCGTCCTCGCCGTACGACCCGCCGCTCTCCAGGGCTCCAGCCTGTTCGCCGCCGCCCGCGAACCCATGATCCGACTCCGGGACACGGTCAACGAGACCATCCATCTCTCGGTACCCGACGCACTGCACAGCATGGTCGTCGTCGACCGCGTCGACTGCGACCACACCGTTCGGACCTTCCACCCGATCGGCGACACCTCACCGCTGCACGCCACGGCCACCGGGCACGCGATCCTTGCCCAGCTCCCGAATCCCGAGGTCGACGAGTTCGCCACGGGCACGTTCGAGGGGTACGGCGACGAGACCATCACCGACCCCCAGGAGCTGCGCACGGAGCTCCAGCGGGTCAGGGAGCGTGGCTACGCCGTCAACCACAACCAGTACCTCCAGGGGATCTGCGCCATCGCGGCACCCGTCCTGGACGGTGACGGCGTCCCGCTGGCCGCCGTGGCCATCTCGCTGCCCGACTCCCGCTTCGAACCCGGCCGGCTCGACGAGCTGGGGCGGCTGGTGACCGAGACAGCAACGGAGATCACCGCCCGCCACCTGCGCTGA